A window of Colletes latitarsis isolate SP2378_abdomen chromosome 11, iyColLati1, whole genome shotgun sequence genomic DNA:
ATGCAGAGCACGATCGATGATTTCGGTCGATGCGGACGATGATCCTTCTCGTTCGAAGGTTTCGACCCGTTTGACGAATTGTTTGTATGTTTACAGTTAATGTCACTGCGAGGAACGAAACGACCGAGTTCTGAGACAATCGAGCAACCACCGCGGACAACACAACCACCACCACTGATTTCCGACAAAGGTTAATATGCTTCTTACTTTATCCGCACACGTTTCGCGGCACGCACTAACGAGTACACAGATGCGATTAGAGACAAATGACAGCACGTTTTCAGAGAAAATCTGCTTTTTATCCGGATTTTCTTGCACCGTGTCGAACGCTTGCCGCGACAGCTTACCCGCTGATGATACTTTTCTCGGCCGCTTGGCGGCGCCACCTCCCGCGACTGTTGGCGCGCAGCCACGCGACGCGCGAATTTCAACGGAACTCTGCAGACGTCGATGCAGaatcttttaaattaaaaaagacCCATCGATCTTTTCGCGAAGCTGAAACGTCGTACTTTGTCGAAGATAATACGAGGACTGTAAACTTAACCTTCCGTTGGCATAACGGGTTGTTTTAAGTCCTGGTGAAAATTTCTACGTTTATTTTCTTTGAAACGAGTCCGTCTCTTTACTTCCTGTATATAAAAAATTCAAGTATGATTTGTACATCGGAATAGAAACTCTAATAAGTGTCTTAGAATTTTTGCAGATTTTTGTAATGCCTAAAACGATGAAAAAACAGACCTGGACTTAAAGAACCCGTTATGTCGCCTGCGctaatgaaaataattatacCGACAGAGGGTTAATTAATCGACTCTAATAAGAAACTAAAATATATGTTTAAAGATTGTTTACTAACTGAAAATGATCGATGCAATGGAAACCGCCGCGGTAGGTGGCGCCGCCCAACGGCCGAGAAAAGTAACACCAATACGAAAAAAGTCGCGGCAAGTaggtgtttgaaaattgattcGACTTCATTCCTTCCTCGATTATGCGTACAAAAATTACTAATTCTACACCGTTGCTTGCAATCTATTTTAAACACGACCTATTTACAATTCTAAAtccccgattaatatattattaaatttgtactttttcatatactagcatgcatccattatttataatttcttcgTTTACCTCCAGAAATACTTTCGATTAAAATTCTACTTTTTCCAATTCCAGGATATTCATGCTCCTGCCCACCGTTCGAGTGCATGTGTGGTCTGCAAACCAACGTTCCGCCGTACCAGCAGTCCCACCACCACCAAACCCCAATGTACCCCCAACAAACGCCTTCGAACGACACATCCTATTGGCTACAAGACACCGTGCAACCTCAAGAGAACACCCTGGGCTACAGCCTACCGAATCAAGTTCCCCAGGAAGCCTCGTATCCGGACTTCCCTCCGTTCACCGGTGAACTGTTCCAACCGGAAGAGATCTTCCAGTTGGATCAACCCCTGCGACCGGACTTCCCTATGAACTCCCAGGACGTGGCCAGGTCGCCCCCGACGTTGCTCGACCTGGGCAGCGGCACCATCAAGTACGAAATGAAGCAACACCAAGATCAGGCCTACTGGAACCAATTCCTCAGCGAAGACTCCAGCAGCAGCCATCTGAGCATGTCCCAGGACGAGAGGCTTCAGTTCCCCGGTTTCGAGACGGACAAAGACTCGAACGGATTCTGCTCGAAAAGACCCGTGAACCATTTCGTTCCCGACAAGGAAGCCAATCAGACTCATCCCCTGAACAACGCGCTCAACTTCCAGGACTACCAACGGAACCCCAACCACAAGAACTTTGTTGACGGAACGATGAAGAACGATCAACAGTCCAACTACTGGGCCCAGAATCACCAGGACGACCGTTTGAACTTCCCCGGTTTCGATCCTCAGAAGGATGACCTGTTGGCTTCCAGAAGGGACGTGAACTGCTTTCCCAAAGAGAACTGTCAGCCGGGTCTGATGGAGTCGGGGAACTACAACGTCTACCCGAAGAAGGAAAACGGAATGCACGAACCGGTCCGTTCTAGTCGCAGTCCCGTGCAGAACAAATACGCTTACGACGGCTACAGCCCGATGTTCGACCATTCGGACTCCAAGAGCCACATGGTCAATCGATCGCACCAGAACTCCAACCGAATGGTCCTGGACGAGAGACTCCAGAACAATTACGGGAACCACGAGGCTCCCG
This region includes:
- the LOC143348433 gene encoding uncharacterized protein LOC143348433 is translated as MDRDQRYTKAFTISGVTSNVIAQTRSRVGSPTMSATVAGNQQQQHPHQEWDINDSNVPRVVEYDPWCEWADGHVRRVYGPDCEEARRHASGWAMRNTNNHNVSILKKSCLGVLVCSQECVLPGGGRVHLRPAICDKARKKQQGKPCPNRQCTGRLEILSCRGHCGYPVTHFWRHTEHAIFFQAKGQHDHPRPEAKSTSEARRSVGAGRRVRGLAVLLASEAALGSKLMSLRGTKRPSSETIEQPPRTTQPPPLISDKGYSCSCPPFECMCGLQTNVPPYQQSHHHQTPMYPQQTPSNDTSYWLQDTVQPQENTLGYSLPNQVPQEASYPDFPPFTGELFQPEEIFQLDQPLRPDFPMNSQDVARSPPTLLDLGSGTIKYEMKQHQDQAYWNQFLSEDSSSSHLSMSQDERLQFPGFETDKDSNGFCSKRPVNHFVPDKEANQTHPLNNALNFQDYQRNPNHKNFVDGTMKNDQQSNYWAQNHQDDRLNFPGFDPQKDDLLASRRDVNCFPKENCQPGLMESGNYNVYPKKENGMHEPVRSSRSPVQNKYAYDGYSPMFDHSDSKSHMVNRSHQNSNRMVLDERLQNNYGNHEAPDTTERLFPESNGMDASIQSQNSPEPFFYPSNDRCHYTCEVLDTRLPQMMNPGTGQTGISNYGDVSELDLPPFVDYTLVGMLCSSAEEDTSHLLPGCPQNAQTYVPHH